The Deinococcus wulumuqiensis R12 genome has a window encoding:
- a CDS encoding DUF262 domain-containing protein gives MTTSFTPDKKSLSDMMRSVAEGKIQLPDFQRGWVWTDDHIRSLLASVSMSYPIGAVMMLETGNPDVRFKVRSLEGAEPASTVAPDHLLLDGQQRMTSLFQAISSGKVVETRDARNKLIKRWYYVDMKKATDPNADREEAFISLPEDRQLRNFQGKVVADYSTAELERAAGLFPLGLMFDAMGQNQWMMAHVGSDPNQMQARLLEWQAFTEAVLHPFQQYQVPVITMGRGTPKEAVCQVFEKVNTGGVSLTVFELLTATFAADNYRLREAWLGDTSGEVGIKGRLHQHPVLTNVESTDFLQAVTLLATRARRLEQLQGGKSEQEAAAVSCKRKDILRLTLAEYQAHAPAVEQGFLKAAQFLRTQKMFTARDLPYRTQLTPLAAALAVLGDKAEGIAVKDKLAEWYWNGVFGELYAGATETRFAKDFPELLAWMAGGTEPDTVREANFNAQRLDELRTRNSAAYKGVYALLMRDGAEDFRTGDPATHLAYFEENIDIHHIFPQEWCIRQGIDKRVYDSVINKTPLTYKTNRKIGGVAPSVYLEKLQSDRQAPISPSRMDDILQTHVIDVEALRNDDFEGFYNARRAALLERISGAMKKRIIRE, from the coding sequence ATGACGACATCGTTCACACCGGACAAAAAATCCCTTTCCGACATGATGCGGTCGGTCGCGGAGGGCAAGATTCAGCTTCCTGATTTTCAGCGGGGCTGGGTGTGGACGGATGACCACATCCGCAGCCTGCTCGCCAGCGTATCCATGTCCTATCCCATCGGGGCGGTCATGATGCTCGAAACCGGCAACCCGGATGTGCGCTTCAAGGTGCGCTCGCTTGAGGGAGCGGAACCGGCCTCTACAGTGGCCCCGGACCACTTGCTCCTTGACGGTCAGCAGCGCATGACCAGTCTGTTTCAGGCCATCAGCAGCGGCAAGGTCGTCGAGACACGCGACGCCCGCAACAAGCTCATCAAGCGCTGGTACTACGTGGACATGAAGAAAGCCACCGACCCGAATGCTGATCGGGAAGAGGCGTTTATCAGCCTGCCGGAGGACCGTCAGCTTCGCAATTTCCAGGGGAAGGTCGTGGCCGACTACAGCACCGCCGAACTGGAGCGTGCGGCGGGGCTGTTTCCTCTGGGCCTGATGTTCGATGCGATGGGTCAGAACCAGTGGATGATGGCCCACGTTGGCAGTGACCCAAACCAGATGCAAGCGCGGCTTCTCGAATGGCAGGCGTTTACCGAGGCAGTCCTGCACCCCTTTCAGCAGTATCAGGTGCCTGTTATCACGATGGGCAGGGGCACGCCCAAGGAAGCGGTCTGTCAGGTCTTCGAGAAGGTCAATACGGGCGGTGTGAGCCTGACTGTCTTCGAGCTGTTGACCGCGACCTTTGCCGCCGACAATTACCGCCTGCGCGAGGCGTGGCTGGGCGACACGAGCGGTGAAGTGGGGATCAAGGGGCGACTGCATCAACACCCCGTTCTGACCAATGTCGAGAGCACCGACTTCCTTCAGGCGGTGACGCTGCTGGCGACCCGCGCCCGCCGTCTGGAGCAGCTACAGGGTGGAAAGAGCGAACAGGAGGCGGCGGCAGTCTCGTGCAAGCGCAAAGACATCCTGAGGCTTACCCTGGCCGAGTATCAGGCGCACGCCCCAGCCGTAGAGCAGGGCTTTTTGAAAGCGGCGCAATTCCTGCGAACGCAGAAGATGTTCACCGCCCGCGACTTGCCTTACCGGACGCAACTGACACCCCTGGCGGCGGCACTCGCTGTACTGGGCGATAAGGCCGAAGGGATAGCCGTAAAAGACAAGTTGGCAGAGTGGTACTGGAACGGCGTGTTCGGCGAACTGTACGCCGGCGCGACGGAGACCCGCTTTGCCAAGGACTTCCCGGAACTGCTGGCGTGGATGGCCGGTGGCACTGAGCCGGATACGGTGCGCGAAGCCAACTTCAATGCCCAGCGCCTCGACGAGTTGCGAACCCGCAACAGTGCCGCCTACAAGGGGGTCTACGCTCTGCTGATGCGTGATGGCGCGGAGGACTTCCGCACCGGTGACCCCGCCACCCACCTGGCCTATTTCGAAGAGAACATCGACATTCACCACATCTTTCCGCAAGAATGGTGTATCAGGCAGGGCATAGATAAGCGTGTCTATGACAGTGTCATCAACAAGACTCCGCTCACTTACAAGACTAATCGCAAGATCGGCGGTGTTGCCCCAAGTGTTTATCTTGAAAAGCTGCAATCGGATAGGCAGGCCCCTATCTCTCCAAGCCGGATGGACGACATTCTGCAGACCCATGTCATAGACGTAGAAGCATTGAGAAATGACGATTTTGAGGGCTTCTATAATGCCCGCCGAGCCGCCTTGCTGGAACGCATTTCAGGAGCTATGAAGAAGCGGATTATAAGAGAATAA
- a CDS encoding Eco57I restriction-modification methylase domain-containing protein has product MIKATLSVTELKHLRQSLRDFDFTETMSLLGWSRASGSSNVTVGEETFKLRPIARLGGVQVIEVTGGQNPGTLPLEGVRHKVSDEVVKTAHEHVLVFVNEGRNQSHWYWVKRGLNEEGKHKAQPRTHTYVRGQPDDLFVSKLSGLFVDIGELNEDGELPVLEAAQRLQNALDSEHVVKKFYNQFKDVREEFASQIRGISDDRDRAWYASVILNRLMFVYFLQGKGFLGRPNSGSDGDRRYLQQHMAASRKRGADRYYSEFLHHLFFDAFAKPEDGRSDETRTMVGQIPYLNGGLFLKHSIELKYPDIAIPDHAFDIILKLFGDYEWNLSDDDKHAGGLDPDVLGHIFEKYINQKGFGAYYTRPEITEYLCEQTVRKLVLDKIKAYRPDDKQLHLNLGDALTRADVGLVRWLLTADDGLKQLSLLDPACGSGAFLVSALKTLLDIYTALMGRIDAFNDPTLNAWRSDLRGKHESANYNLKKKIITENLYGVDLMPEAGEIAKLRLFLALVSSANKLEDLEPLPNIDFNILAGNSLIGLLEVDEKAYNAQRGGKGAAVTPLLGIGSVTYSDIVKERQRLLRDYRNASKLGIQNLTSLREDIQRQKETAYETLNALLHKQFHDLGIKYEQATWDAAKGKEGKSTKRALTLADITALKPFHWAFEFAEVMERGGFDGVIANPPWDIVKPNGKEFLQSHAPTIQKNKMLIKDFEKEQSKLLADDAIRAEWLAYQSSYPHVSAYYRAAPQFTHQSSTVNGKKTGSDLNLYKLFLEQGYRLLRDGGECGIVIPSGVYTDLGAKGLREMLFNKTSITSLFGLSNEKFLFEDVHHSFKFCILTFGKGEQSFDFPAAFRINPREAIGKDKLRNFLYDSNQHIVMKVDLIRRLSPDSLSVMEFKTELDAHIAQKMLKFPLLGEQLPDVWNLKLTREFDMTNDSHLFRTEPGPGRLPLYEGKMIHQFRHDFAGPRYWVDEKEGRQGVLGRGRDTGKQLAYQTYRLGFRAIARSTDSRTFIVGPVPKNVFAGNSILVSTDTENSANDLEILYVQSVMNSFVADYSIRQAVSANINMFFIYQVPVPRLTPSDPDFQPIVTAAAKLICTTPEFDDLAKAAGLRGSQDGVTDEAGRARLRAELDGRVAHLYGLTEDEFEHILGTFPLVAGDVKAAALQAFRDLAPLGGDPELVRLVRGGEGQQLEFKETFAWDVRGAKQADYIKDEVFKTVAAFANASGGTLLIGVTDEGRGMGLDADFKLRGKAERTNDKFELYLRQELRKALEPDVGEWVSVTFPVLDGQQVCRVDVRTSPEDIFTRDGTLYVRRGNESRKLKGAELAGHIRRRVQTTEQGEIA; this is encoded by the coding sequence ATGATCAAAGCCACCCTGAGCGTCACTGAACTCAAGCATCTGCGTCAGAGCCTGCGGGACTTTGACTTCACCGAAACCATGAGCCTTCTCGGCTGGAGCCGGGCCAGCGGCAGCAGCAACGTAACGGTCGGCGAGGAGACGTTCAAGCTCAGGCCCATCGCCCGGCTGGGTGGCGTGCAGGTCATCGAGGTCACGGGCGGCCAGAACCCTGGCACGCTGCCGCTGGAGGGGGTGCGGCACAAGGTCAGCGACGAGGTGGTCAAGACCGCCCACGAGCACGTCCTGGTCTTCGTGAACGAGGGGCGCAACCAGAGTCACTGGTACTGGGTCAAGCGCGGCCTGAACGAGGAAGGCAAGCACAAGGCGCAGCCGCGCACCCACACCTACGTGAGGGGCCAGCCCGACGACCTCTTCGTGAGCAAACTGTCGGGGCTGTTCGTGGACATCGGGGAGCTGAACGAGGACGGTGAGCTGCCGGTGTTGGAAGCCGCGCAGCGCCTGCAAAATGCCCTCGACAGCGAACACGTCGTCAAGAAGTTCTACAACCAGTTCAAGGACGTGCGCGAGGAATTCGCCTCGCAAATTCGGGGCATCAGCGACGACCGTGACCGGGCGTGGTACGCCAGCGTCATCCTCAACCGCCTGATGTTCGTGTACTTCCTGCAAGGCAAGGGCTTCCTGGGCCGCCCCAACAGTGGCAGCGACGGTGACCGCCGCTACCTGCAACAGCACATGGCCGCGAGCCGCAAGCGGGGCGCCGACCGCTACTACAGCGAGTTCCTGCATCACCTCTTTTTCGATGCCTTTGCCAAGCCGGAAGACGGGCGCAGCGACGAGACCAGGACAATGGTGGGGCAGATTCCCTACCTCAACGGCGGCCTGTTTCTCAAGCACAGCATCGAACTGAAGTACCCGGACATCGCCATCCCCGACCACGCCTTCGACATCATCCTGAAGCTGTTCGGGGACTACGAGTGGAATCTCAGCGACGACGATAAGCACGCGGGCGGCCTCGACCCGGACGTGCTGGGCCACATCTTCGAGAAGTACATCAACCAGAAGGGTTTCGGGGCGTACTACACCCGCCCGGAAATCACCGAGTACCTGTGCGAGCAGACGGTACGCAAACTGGTGCTGGACAAAATCAAGGCCTACCGCCCCGACGACAAGCAGCTTCACCTCAACCTCGGCGACGCCCTGACCCGCGCCGACGTGGGGCTGGTGCGCTGGCTGCTGACCGCCGACGACGGCCTGAAGCAACTCAGTCTGCTGGACCCGGCCTGCGGTTCGGGCGCGTTTCTAGTGTCGGCCCTCAAGACCCTGCTCGACATCTACACCGCCCTGATGGGCCGCATCGACGCCTTCAACGACCCCACCCTGAACGCGTGGCGCAGCGACCTGCGCGGCAAGCACGAGAGCGCCAACTACAACCTCAAAAAGAAAATCATCACCGAGAACCTGTACGGCGTCGACCTGATGCCCGAAGCGGGCGAAATCGCCAAGCTGCGCCTTTTCCTCGCGCTGGTCAGCAGTGCCAACAAGCTCGAAGACCTTGAACCGCTGCCCAACATCGATTTCAACATCCTGGCGGGCAACAGCCTCATCGGGCTGCTGGAAGTGGACGAGAAGGCCTACAACGCCCAGCGTGGCGGCAAGGGCGCAGCCGTCACGCCCCTGCTGGGCATCGGCTCGGTGACCTACAGCGACATCGTGAAGGAGCGCCAGCGTCTGCTGCGCGACTACCGCAACGCCAGCAAACTGGGCATCCAGAACCTCACCTCTTTGCGCGAGGACATCCAGCGGCAGAAGGAAACCGCCTACGAAACCCTCAACGCCCTGTTGCACAAGCAGTTCCATGACCTCGGTATCAAGTACGAGCAGGCCACCTGGGACGCTGCCAAGGGCAAGGAAGGCAAAAGCACCAAGCGGGCGCTGACCCTGGCTGACATCACGGCCCTCAAGCCCTTTCACTGGGCCTTCGAGTTTGCCGAGGTGATGGAGCGCGGCGGCTTTGACGGCGTGATTGCCAACCCGCCGTGGGACATCGTGAAGCCCAACGGCAAAGAGTTCTTGCAGTCGCACGCGCCGACCATTCAAAAGAACAAGATGCTGATTAAGGACTTCGAGAAGGAGCAGTCCAAGCTGCTGGCCGACGACGCTATTCGCGCCGAGTGGTTGGCCTACCAGTCGAGCTACCCCCACGTCAGCGCCTACTACCGCGCCGCGCCGCAGTTCACGCATCAGTCCAGCACCGTCAACGGCAAAAAGACGGGCAGCGACCTGAACCTCTACAAGCTGTTTCTGGAGCAGGGCTACCGCTTGCTGCGAGACGGCGGCGAGTGCGGCATCGTGATACCCAGCGGCGTATACACCGACCTGGGCGCGAAGGGATTGCGCGAGATGCTATTCAACAAGACGAGCATCACGTCACTTTTCGGTCTTTCTAATGAAAAATTTCTATTTGAAGATGTACATCACTCATTTAAGTTCTGCATTTTGACTTTTGGTAAGGGTGAGCAAAGTTTTGATTTTCCGGCGGCTTTTAGAATTAATCCTCGGGAAGCTATTGGGAAAGATAAGCTGCGAAATTTCTTGTATGATAGTAACCAGCATATTGTAATGAAAGTTGATTTGATTCGACGCCTCTCGCCCGACAGTCTGAGCGTGATGGAGTTCAAGACCGAACTGGACGCCCACATTGCCCAGAAGATGCTGAAATTTCCGCTGCTGGGCGAGCAGTTGCCGGATGTATGGAACCTGAAACTGACCCGCGAGTTTGACATGACCAACGACAGTCACCTGTTCCGCACCGAGCCGGGGCCGGGGCGCTTGCCGCTGTACGAAGGCAAGATGATTCACCAGTTCCGCCACGACTTCGCCGGGCCACGCTACTGGGTGGACGAGAAGGAGGGGCGACAAGGTGTTCTTGGACGCGGGAGGGACACAGGCAAACAGTTGGCATATCAGACTTACCGTCTTGGCTTCCGAGCCATTGCGAGAAGTACAGATTCCCGAACTTTCATAGTCGGTCCAGTTCCGAAAAATGTCTTTGCAGGTAACTCTATTCTGGTTTCTACTGATACCGAAAACTCTGCAAATGACTTGGAAATCCTTTATGTACAGTCTGTAATGAACAGTTTTGTAGCGGATTACAGCATCCGTCAAGCAGTATCCGCCAACATCAATATGTTTTTTATCTATCAAGTCCCCGTCCCTCGCCTCACCCCATCTGACCCCGACTTCCAACCCATCGTGACGGCGGCGGCGAAGCTCATCTGCACGACCCCAGAGTTTGACGACCTTGCCAAAGCGGCGGGCCTGCGCGGGTCTCAGGACGGCGTGACCGACGAAGCGGGGCGGGCCAGGCTGCGGGCAGAACTGGACGGGCGGGTGGCCCACCTGTACGGCCTGACCGAAGACGAGTTTGAGCACATCCTGGGGACTTTCCCCCTGGTGGCTGGTGACGTGAAGGCGGCGGCGCTGCAAGCCTTCCGCGACCTTGCGCCGCTGGGGGGCGACCCCGAACTGGTGCGGCTGGTGCGCGGGGGCGAGGGACAGCAACTGGAGTTCAAGGAGACGTTTGCCTGGGACGTGCGCGGAGCCAAGCAGGCCGACTACATCAAGGATGAAGTCTTCAAGACGGTGGCCGCTTTCGCCAACGCTTCGGGCGGCACCCTGCTGATTGGCGTGACCGACGAGGGGCGCGGGATGGGGCTGGACGCTGACTTCAAGCTGCGCGGCAAGGCGGAGCGCACCAACGACAAGTTCGAGCTTTACCTGCGCCAGGAGCTGCGGAAGGCCCTGGAACCGGATGTGGGCGAGTGGGTCAGCGTGACTTTCCCGGTGCTGGACGGTCAACAGGTTTGCCGCGTCGACGTGCGGACCTCGCCGGAGGACATCTTTACCAGGGACGGCACCCTGTACGTCCGCCGGGGCAACGAGTCGCGCAAGCTCAAGGGAGCGGAACTGGCGGGCCATATTCGGCGGCGCGTCCAGACCACGGAGCAAGGAGAAATCGCATGA
- a CDS encoding helicase-related protein, translating into MPKILDNIDLKLIDDLRSSMQSAVRADFCVGYFNLRGWKLIDDLADQWSGQDGAKTRLIVGMQELPEGELRSSLSLLEKNDGLDNQTALRLRKRVAEAFRQQLMLGAPSNSDEAGLRRLSRQLKEGKVQVKLYLRSLLHAKLYLLHRKDHVSPRVAYVGSSNLTFAGLKRQGELNVDVVDGDSTEKLAQWFEDRWNDRWALDITLELAQIIDDSWAGQQGHTPYQIYLKMAYHLSREARAGVGGFRIPKDMARILFPYQAAAVQIAAHHLNKRGGVMLGDVVGLGKTLMATALVKVMQEAQDIRTLIVCPVNLVPMWRDYVHRYGLLAKVLPISQVTGTLADEKRYQLVLIDESHNLRNREGKRYRAIQEYVAFNESKVILLSATPYNKSYEDLGAQLRLFVPEDVDLGIRPEQLMREVGEANFRAKFQAPARSIAAFEKSEYPDDWRDLMRLYLVRRTRSFVQANYAEVDEASGRRYLTFGDGRRNYFPVRRPRTVTFAVDESNPQDAYARLYAQDVVDTIGKLLLPRYGLGNYVNDKTKGSATPTEKEQLANLGRAGKRLIGFSRTNLFKRLESGGATFVQSLERHVLRNYVFLQALEAGKPLPIGPQNAELLDERDDDEETLFTQDGDETTPAESADEVVGDAETDELALTEAAYRARAQKVYGLYETTYKKRFKWVRSEFFTKKLAEALRKDARALLGVLAQAGEWRPENDPKLNALHELLTQTHPNEKVLVFTQFADTVDYLVSELRKRGVTHIAGAVGSSEDPTALAWQFSPRSNDKDYAPQSQIRVLIATDVLSEGQNLQDAHIVVNFDLPWAIIRLIQRAGRVDRIGQAAEEIEVYSFLPSEGVERLINLRSRVRQRLAENAEVVGTDERFFEDDEAQKLVDLYNEKSGLLDGDADNEVDLASYAFQIWQNALKADPTLNAKIPALPDVVYSTKAHQETLATPDGVLVYMRTASGYDALAWMDGRGESVTQSQLKVLQAAECAPDTPSLERWPGHHELVKAGIDHINTQEAGLSGGELGRPNGPRARTYERLKRYANSIDATLYASPELTRAIDDIYRYPLRSTAADTLARQLRTGIDDATLAALVLSLRDDDRLSLKNEDDEVAREPQVICSLGLRCL; encoded by the coding sequence ATGCCGAAGATCCTCGACAACATTGACCTCAAGCTTATCGATGATTTGCGAAGCTCCATGCAGAGCGCCGTCCGGGCCGACTTCTGCGTCGGATACTTCAACCTGCGCGGCTGGAAGCTTATCGACGACCTTGCGGATCAGTGGTCAGGGCAGGACGGAGCCAAGACTCGACTGATCGTGGGCATGCAAGAGCTTCCCGAGGGCGAGTTGCGCTCCTCCCTCTCCCTACTGGAAAAGAATGACGGCCTGGACAACCAGACGGCCCTGCGCCTCAGGAAGCGGGTGGCTGAAGCTTTCCGACAACAACTGATGCTGGGCGCGCCCTCAAACAGCGATGAGGCTGGCCTGCGTCGCCTGAGTCGTCAGCTGAAGGAAGGCAAGGTGCAGGTCAAGCTGTACCTGCGCTCGCTGCTGCACGCCAAGTTGTACCTTCTCCACCGCAAGGACCACGTCTCCCCCCGCGTCGCATACGTCGGAAGCAGCAACCTGACCTTCGCGGGCCTCAAGCGGCAGGGGGAGCTGAACGTGGACGTGGTGGACGGCGACTCCACCGAGAAGCTCGCGCAGTGGTTCGAGGACCGCTGGAACGACCGCTGGGCGCTGGACATCACCCTCGAACTCGCGCAGATCATCGACGACAGTTGGGCCGGGCAACAGGGGCACACGCCCTACCAGATCTACTTGAAGATGGCTTACCACCTTTCACGGGAAGCGCGGGCGGGTGTGGGCGGATTTCGCATCCCGAAGGACATGGCGCGCATCCTCTTTCCCTATCAGGCGGCGGCGGTCCAGATCGCGGCCCATCACCTCAACAAGCGCGGCGGCGTGATGCTGGGCGACGTGGTGGGCCTCGGCAAGACCCTGATGGCGACAGCCCTGGTCAAGGTGATGCAGGAGGCGCAGGACATCCGCACCCTCATCGTGTGCCCCGTCAACCTGGTGCCGATGTGGCGGGACTATGTTCACCGCTACGGCCTGCTGGCGAAGGTGCTGCCTATCAGCCAAGTCACGGGCACCCTGGCTGATGAAAAGCGCTACCAACTCGTCTTGATCGACGAAAGCCACAACCTGCGTAACCGCGAGGGCAAACGCTACCGGGCCATCCAGGAATACGTGGCCTTCAACGAAAGCAAGGTCATCCTGCTCTCGGCCACCCCCTACAACAAGAGCTACGAAGACCTGGGCGCGCAACTGCGCCTCTTCGTTCCTGAAGACGTCGACCTCGGCATTCGCCCCGAACAACTCATGCGCGAAGTCGGGGAGGCCAACTTCCGGGCCAAGTTCCAGGCCCCGGCGCGCAGCATCGCCGCCTTCGAAAAGAGCGAGTATCCCGACGACTGGCGCGACCTGATGCGGCTGTATCTGGTCCGGCGAACCCGCAGCTTCGTGCAGGCGAACTATGCCGAGGTCGACGAAGCCAGCGGCAGGCGCTACCTGACCTTCGGCGATGGGCGCCGCAACTATTTCCCGGTGCGTCGCCCCCGCACCGTGACTTTCGCGGTCGACGAGAGTAATCCCCAGGACGCCTACGCCCGCTTGTACGCCCAGGACGTGGTGGACACCATCGGCAAGCTGCTGCTGCCCCGCTATGGCCTCGGCAACTATGTCAACGACAAGACCAAGGGCAGCGCGACGCCCACCGAAAAGGAGCAACTGGCCAACCTGGGCCGCGCCGGAAAACGCCTTATCGGCTTCTCGCGCACCAACCTCTTCAAGCGGCTGGAAAGCGGCGGGGCCACCTTCGTGCAGTCGCTGGAGCGGCATGTGCTGCGGAACTACGTCTTCTTGCAGGCGCTTGAGGCCGGGAAGCCGCTGCCGATTGGCCCGCAGAACGCGGAACTCCTCGATGAGCGCGATGACGATGAGGAGACCCTTTTCACGCAAGACGGCGATGAAACCACCCCGGCCGAGAGCGCCGACGAGGTGGTCGGTGACGCCGAGACCGATGAGCTGGCTCTGACCGAAGCCGCCTACCGTGCCCGCGCCCAGAAGGTCTATGGCCTCTACGAAACGACCTACAAGAAACGCTTCAAGTGGGTACGCTCGGAGTTCTTTACCAAGAAGCTGGCCGAAGCCCTCCGCAAGGACGCCCGTGCCCTCCTGGGGGTACTGGCGCAGGCGGGGGAATGGCGGCCCGAGAACGATCCGAAGCTCAATGCTCTGCACGAGCTGCTGACCCAGACCCACCCCAATGAAAAGGTTCTGGTGTTTACCCAGTTCGCCGACACCGTGGACTATCTGGTGAGCGAACTCAGGAAACGGGGCGTGACGCATATTGCGGGCGCCGTCGGCTCCAGCGAAGACCCCACCGCACTCGCCTGGCAGTTCTCGCCACGCAGCAACGACAAGGATTACGCGCCGCAGTCGCAAATCCGGGTGCTGATCGCCACGGACGTGCTCTCGGAGGGACAGAACCTTCAGGACGCCCACATCGTCGTGAACTTCGACCTGCCGTGGGCCATCATCCGCCTGATTCAGCGGGCGGGGCGCGTCGACCGCATCGGGCAGGCGGCCGAAGAAATTGAGGTGTACTCTTTCCTGCCCTCGGAAGGCGTGGAGCGGCTCATCAACCTGCGCTCACGCGTGCGCCAGCGGCTGGCGGAAAACGCGGAGGTGGTCGGTACCGACGAACGCTTCTTCGAGGACGACGAGGCTCAAAAGCTGGTCGACCTGTACAACGAGAAGTCCGGTCTGCTGGACGGCGACGCCGACAACGAGGTGGACCTGGCCAGCTACGCCTTCCAGATCTGGCAAAACGCCCTCAAGGCCGACCCCACCCTCAACGCGAAGATTCCGGCTTTGCCCGACGTCGTCTACAGCACCAAGGCCCATCAAGAGACGCTGGCGACCCCCGACGGCGTGCTGGTCTACATGCGGACGGCCAGCGGGTATGACGCCCTGGCCTGGATGGACGGGCGGGGCGAAAGCGTCACCCAGAGCCAGCTCAAAGTCTTGCAGGCGGCTGAGTGCGCGCCGGATACACCTTCTCTCGAACGCTGGCCGGGGCACCACGAACTGGTCAAGGCCGGCATCGACCACATCAACACGCAGGAGGCCGGGCTCTCGGGCGGCGAACTGGGCAGACCCAACGGGCCCCGTGCGCGAACCTACGAACGCCTCAAAAGGTATGCCAACAGCATCGACGCCACGCTTTACGCTTCGCCGGAGCTGACGCGAGCCATCGACGACATCTACCGTTATCCGCTGCGCTCTACGGCGGCCGACACCCTGGCCCGGCAACTGCGAACCGGGATTGACGACGCGACCCTGGCCGCGCTGGTGCTCAGCCTGCGCGACGATGACCGGCTCAGCCTCAAGAACGAGGACGACGAAGTGGCCCGCGAGCCACAGGTCATCTGTTCCCTCGGGCTGCGCTGCCTGTGA
- a CDS encoding MFS transporter, which translates to MTAALPEVAVTSPHVRWRYALMNLGLVIPAQVSSFFFLYYVDHLKADPLKFAAVMSVFALYNAVDNPVIGYLSDRTRSRWGRRLPYLRFATLPCMIALALLFNAPFDGVESPTALLVYFAVLWVLWETTGTMIGSAYLSLLPEMFRTFPERTDVAVKMNVVQVVGLLIGLALPPLLAAQIGWGPMALLFAVVACVAVYSNLGQMFESPLPRQSALPLVHALRHTFANRSFLTVVTAQTMRFVATGTLATGMGFFVKYSLGLNSGLSTTLLLAAAFVTAGLCLWPWRVIVANRYGPRTTLLLAFALCGLAVLPLLVIQTFAAALATTVLFGVGLAGLILMGDVILADVIDEDELRTGERREGSYYGLAGLITTLSSAIVAAVFGWVAHRYGYDPKLAAQPESVAQGFRFFMTVPPLIGSALAFVLLLFYPLHGSRLREVREALMRQSRSVARPAQD; encoded by the coding sequence GTGACGGCGGCCCTCCCCGAAGTTGCCGTCACCTCTCCCCACGTGCGCTGGCGCTACGCGCTGATGAACCTCGGTCTGGTCATTCCGGCACAGGTCAGCAGTTTCTTCTTCCTGTACTACGTCGATCACCTGAAAGCCGATCCCCTGAAGTTCGCAGCGGTGATGTCCGTCTTCGCGCTGTACAACGCCGTGGACAACCCGGTGATTGGGTATCTGTCCGACCGGACGCGTTCGAGGTGGGGGCGCCGCCTGCCCTACCTGCGCTTCGCCACCCTGCCCTGCATGATCGCCCTGGCGCTGCTGTTCAATGCGCCTTTTGACGGCGTGGAGAGCCCCACGGCCTTGCTGGTCTACTTCGCCGTGCTGTGGGTGCTGTGGGAGACGACGGGGACCATGATAGGGAGTGCCTACCTGAGTCTGCTGCCGGAGATGTTTCGCACCTTCCCCGAGCGAACCGACGTGGCCGTGAAGATGAACGTCGTGCAGGTGGTCGGCTTGCTGATCGGCCTGGCCCTGCCGCCTCTGCTGGCCGCACAGATCGGCTGGGGTCCGATGGCGCTTCTGTTCGCGGTGGTCGCCTGCGTCGCGGTGTACAGCAACCTGGGACAGATGTTCGAGTCGCCGCTTCCCCGCCAGTCTGCACTCCCACTTGTTCATGCCCTGCGGCATACCTTCGCAAACCGCAGTTTCCTCACCGTAGTCACGGCCCAGACGATGCGTTTCGTGGCCACTGGCACGCTGGCCACCGGGATGGGCTTTTTCGTGAAGTACAGCCTGGGCCTGAACAGTGGCCTGTCCACCACGCTGCTGCTCGCCGCGGCCTTCGTCACTGCGGGGCTTTGCCTGTGGCCCTGGCGGGTCATCGTCGCCAACAGGTACGGACCGCGGACCACCCTGCTGCTGGCCTTCGCGCTGTGTGGTCTGGCGGTCTTGCCCCTCTTGGTCATTCAGACCTTTGCGGCGGCTCTCGCAACCACCGTGCTCTTCGGTGTGGGGCTGGCGGGCCTGATCCTGATGGGCGACGTGATTCTTGCGGACGTCATCGACGAGGACGAGCTGCGTACCGGGGAGCGGCGCGAAGGGTCGTACTACGGCTTGGCAGGCCTGATCACCACCCTGAGTTCCGCCATTGTGGCCGCCGTGTTCGGTTGGGTGGCGCACCGCTACGGGTACGACCCGAAACTTGCCGCGCAGCCTGAAAGTGTCGCGCAGGGCTTCCGCTTTTTCATGACCGTGCCTCCCCTGATCGGCTCAGCCCTGGCATTCGTGCTGCTGCTGTTCTATCCGCTCCACGGCTCCAGACTGCGGGAGGTTCGGGAGGCTCTGATGCGGCAGTCGAGATCGGTGGCACGGCCAGCGCAAGACTGA